One Streptomyces sp. NBC_00102 DNA segment encodes these proteins:
- a CDS encoding ABC transporter ATP-binding protein, which produces MAGAEQRGKRKRDSGEQATGQPEVTGRPGTTSRSGATSRPASGQRTTGRPARGQQPPGEQPPAPQGWARRLAGYAWRYRRDVILALGASLAGMAVMALVPLITKVIIDDVVTTHTRSLAVWTGLLIGAAVVIYATAFVRRFYGGRLALDVQHNLRTEMYATITKLDGRRQDELSTGQVVGRATSDLQLIQSLLFMLPMTIGNILLFLVSLVIMAWLSPLLTLVAVAVAPAIWFIARRSRARLFPATWYAQSQAAAVAGVVDGAVSGVRVVKGFGQEEQETGKLREVGRRLFAGRMRTIRLNARYTPALQAVPALGQVAMLALGGWLATRGQITLGTFVAFSSYLAQLVGPVRMLAVVLTVGQQARAGVDRVLELIDTEPTFADGTKELPADAPAGVEFDNVGFGYGTPPGAPAADPGLGADTSHTDHAEDGEETHYRPVLKGFSLSIAPGETVALVGASGSGKSTVSLLLPRFYDVTHGAVLVGGHDVRELTLGSLRAAIGLVPEDSFLFSESVGANIAYGRPDATQEQIEAAARAAQADRFIAELPKGYDTKVGEHGLTLSGGQRQRVALARAILADPRLLVLDDATSAVDARVEHEIHETLRQVMAGRTTLLIAHRRSTLGLADRIAVLDDGRLSDVGTHEELERRSALYRRLLTDPDELGGTSPGHRPVRIPPLEDDRTLQEEMEAEFDTERGITPALWIRKEQERDRATAGMPATPELLAQVEALPPATDVPDVDEDRAVRPEGSYGLRRLLHGFGPVLLVSLALVAVDAGMGLLLPVLIRHGIDSGVTQMSTGAIWTASLLALAAVVVQWAAQIGETRKTGRTGERVLYSLRLKIFSQLQRLGLDYYERELTGRIMTRMTTDVDALSSFLQTGLVTAFVSAVTFFGIMAVLLVLDVQLALVVFAVLPFLIVGTVVFRRKSVAAYQLARERIGAVNADLQESVSGLRIVQAFNRERDGAARFAERSTHYRQARVRGQWLISVYFPFVQLLSSVASAAVLIVGAGRVDDGTLMVGALVAYLLYIDLFFAPVQQLSQVFDGYQQATVSLGRIQELLREPTSTADPEAPVELTELRGDIAFEDVSFAYGDEEEALTGIDLRIPAGQTVAFVGETGAGKSTLVKLVARFYDPTSGRVTADGTDLRMLDMTAYRHHLGVVPQESYLFPGTVRDAIAYGIPDASDARVEAAARAVGAHDMIATLDRGYLHEVAERGRNLSAGQRQLIALARAELVDPDVLLLDEATASLDLASEALVNQATDRLTGRRTTLVVAHRLTTAARADRVVVMEHGRVVEDGHHDELLALQGRYARLWRTFIGEDEPAAV; this is translated from the coding sequence GTGGCGGGCGCGGAACAACGGGGCAAGAGGAAACGGGACTCCGGAGAACAGGCCACCGGTCAACCGGAAGTCACCGGACGGCCGGGGACCACCAGCCGGTCGGGGGCCACCAGCCGGCCGGCCTCCGGACAGCGGACCACCGGTCGACCGGCCCGCGGACAGCAGCCCCCCGGCGAACAGCCCCCCGCCCCCCAGGGCTGGGCCCGTCGCCTCGCCGGCTACGCCTGGCGCTACCGCCGCGACGTGATCCTGGCGCTCGGCGCCTCCCTCGCCGGGATGGCGGTGATGGCCCTCGTCCCGCTGATCACCAAGGTGATCATCGACGACGTCGTCACCACCCACACCCGTTCGCTCGCCGTCTGGACCGGCCTGCTGATAGGAGCGGCGGTCGTCATCTACGCCACCGCCTTCGTCCGCCGTTTCTACGGCGGACGGCTCGCGCTCGACGTGCAGCACAACCTCCGTACCGAGATGTACGCGACGATCACCAAGCTCGACGGCAGACGTCAGGACGAACTCTCCACCGGTCAGGTCGTCGGCCGCGCCACCAGCGACCTCCAGCTCATCCAGAGCCTGCTCTTCATGCTCCCGATGACCATCGGGAACATCCTGCTCTTCCTCGTCTCCCTGGTGATCATGGCGTGGCTCTCGCCGCTGCTGACCCTGGTGGCCGTCGCCGTCGCGCCGGCCATCTGGTTCATCGCCCGCCGCTCGCGGGCCCGTCTCTTCCCCGCCACCTGGTACGCCCAGAGCCAGGCCGCCGCCGTCGCCGGGGTGGTCGACGGGGCCGTCTCCGGGGTCCGGGTCGTCAAGGGGTTCGGGCAGGAGGAGCAGGAGACCGGGAAGCTCCGCGAGGTCGGCCGCCGGCTGTTCGCCGGCCGGATGCGCACCATCCGGCTGAACGCCCGCTACACCCCCGCGCTCCAGGCGGTGCCCGCGCTCGGGCAGGTCGCGATGCTGGCGCTCGGCGGGTGGCTGGCGACCCGGGGCCAGATCACCCTCGGCACGTTCGTCGCGTTCTCCTCGTACCTCGCGCAGCTCGTCGGGCCGGTCCGGATGCTCGCCGTGGTTCTCACCGTGGGCCAGCAGGCCCGCGCGGGTGTGGACCGGGTGCTGGAGCTGATCGACACCGAGCCCACGTTCGCCGACGGCACCAAGGAGCTGCCGGCCGACGCCCCGGCCGGAGTCGAGTTCGACAACGTGGGCTTCGGCTACGGCACGCCCCCGGGAGCCCCCGCGGCGGACCCCGGCCTCGGCGCGGACACCTCGCACACCGACCACGCGGAGGACGGCGAGGAGACCCACTACCGCCCCGTCCTCAAGGGCTTCTCCCTCTCCATCGCCCCCGGTGAGACCGTCGCCCTGGTCGGCGCGTCCGGCAGCGGCAAGTCCACCGTCTCCCTGCTGCTGCCGCGCTTCTACGACGTGACGCACGGCGCCGTCCTCGTCGGCGGCCACGACGTCCGCGAGCTGACCCTCGGCTCGCTGCGCGCCGCCATCGGGCTCGTCCCCGAGGACAGCTTCCTCTTCTCCGAGAGTGTCGGCGCCAACATCGCCTACGGGCGCCCCGACGCCACCCAGGAGCAGATCGAGGCCGCCGCCCGTGCCGCGCAGGCGGACCGGTTCATCGCCGAGCTGCCGAAGGGGTACGACACCAAGGTCGGCGAGCACGGCCTCACCCTCTCCGGCGGGCAGCGCCAGCGCGTCGCCCTGGCCCGCGCGATCCTCGCCGACCCCCGGCTGCTCGTCCTGGACGACGCCACCTCGGCCGTCGACGCCCGCGTGGAGCACGAGATCCACGAGACCCTGCGCCAGGTGATGGCGGGCCGCACCACGCTCCTCATCGCCCACCGCCGCTCCACCCTCGGCCTCGCCGACCGCATCGCCGTCCTGGACGACGGGCGTCTCTCCGACGTCGGCACCCACGAGGAGCTGGAGCGGCGCTCCGCGCTCTACCGGCGGCTGCTCACCGACCCGGACGAGCTGGGCGGCACCTCGCCCGGCCACCGGCCGGTGCGGATTCCGCCCCTGGAGGACGACCGGACGCTCCAGGAGGAGATGGAGGCGGAGTTCGACACCGAGCGCGGTATCACCCCGGCGCTCTGGATCCGCAAGGAGCAGGAGCGCGACCGGGCCACCGCCGGAATGCCCGCCACACCGGAGCTGCTCGCCCAGGTGGAGGCGCTGCCGCCCGCGACGGACGTCCCGGACGTCGACGAGGACCGGGCCGTCCGCCCGGAGGGTTCGTACGGGCTGCGCAGGCTGCTGCACGGGTTCGGGCCGGTGCTGCTGGTCAGCCTGGCTCTGGTGGCCGTGGACGCCGGGATGGGCCTGCTGCTGCCGGTACTGATCCGGCACGGCATCGACTCGGGTGTCACGCAGATGTCGACCGGCGCGATCTGGACGGCCTCGCTCCTCGCGCTGGCCGCCGTCGTCGTGCAGTGGGCGGCGCAGATCGGGGAGACCCGCAAGACCGGCCGGACCGGCGAGCGGGTGCTGTACTCGCTGCGGCTCAAGATCTTCTCGCAGCTCCAGCGGCTCGGCCTCGACTACTACGAGCGCGAGCTGACCGGCCGGATCATGACTCGCATGACGACCGACGTCGACGCGTTGTCGTCGTTCCTGCAGACCGGTCTGGTCACCGCGTTCGTCTCCGCCGTCACCTTCTTCGGGATCATGGCGGTGCTGCTCGTCCTGGACGTGCAGCTGGCCCTCGTCGTCTTCGCCGTGCTGCCGTTCCTGATCGTCGGGACCGTCGTGTTCCGGCGCAAGAGCGTGGCGGCGTACCAGCTCGCCCGTGAGCGGATCGGTGCCGTCAACGCCGACCTCCAGGAGTCCGTCTCCGGGCTGCGGATCGTGCAGGCGTTCAACCGGGAGCGGGACGGCGCGGCGCGGTTCGCGGAGCGCTCCACCCACTACCGGCAGGCGCGGGTGCGCGGCCAGTGGCTGATCTCGGTGTACTTCCCGTTCGTCCAGCTGCTCTCCTCCGTCGCCTCGGCCGCCGTGCTGATCGTCGGAGCGGGCCGGGTCGACGACGGGACGCTGATGGTCGGCGCGCTCGTCGCCTATCTCCTCTACATCGACCTGTTCTTCGCCCCCGTGCAGCAGCTCTCCCAGGTCTTCGACGGCTACCAGCAGGCCACCGTCTCCCTCGGCCGCATCCAGGAGCTGCTGCGGGAGCCCACCTCCACCGCGGATCCCGAGGCGCCGGTGGAGCTGACCGAGCTGCGCGGCGACATCGCGTTCGAGGACGTCTCCTTCGCGTACGGGGACGAGGAGGAGGCCCTCACCGGCATCGACCTGCGCATTCCGGCCGGGCAGACCGTGGCGTTCGTCGGCGAGACGGGCGCGGGCAAGTCCACGCTGGTCAAGCTGGTCGCCCGGTTCTACGACCCGACGTCGGGCCGGGTCACCGCGGACGGCACCGATCTGCGGATGCTCGACATGACGGCGTACCGGCACCACCTCGGGGTCGTCCCGCAGGAGTCGTACCTCTTCCCCGGTACGGTCCGCGACGCCATCGCCTACGGCATCCCGGACGCCTCCGACGCCCGGGTGGAGGCGGCGGCCCGGGCGGTCGGCGCGCACGACATGATCGCGACGCTGGACCGCGGCTACCTCCACGAGGTCGCGGAGCGGGGCCGCAACCTCTCCGCCGGGCAGCGCCAGCTCATCGCGCTGGCCCGCGCCGAACTGGTCGACCCCGACGTGCTGCTCCTCGACGAGGCCACCGCCTCCCTGGACCTGGCCAGCGAGGCGCTCGTCAACCAGGCCACCGACCGGCTGACCGGCCGCCGCACCACGCTGGTCGTCGCGCACCGGCTGACCACGGCGGCGCGCGCGGACCGGGTCGTCGTGATGGAGCACGGCCGGGTGGTGGAGGACGGTCACCACGACGAACTCCTCGCGCTCCAGGGCCGGTACGCCCGGTTGTGGCGCACCTTCATAGGGGAGGACGAACCCGCCGCCGTGTGA
- a CDS encoding thiamine pyrophosphate-binding protein, with protein sequence MSHDHDDRPRLTEAQAEAALNPPPGRNGGDLVVESLQGLGATTVFGLPGQHALGMFDALRRSSLSYVGLRVENNAGFAADAYGRITGEVAPLLLSTGPGALTSLAALQEAAAASAPVLAISSQIPTAGLGGGRHGYLHELRDQKASFRDVVKSVHTVRTASQIPSAIAAAWESALTAPHGPVWIEIPQDVLLAETTLPPVSAMDATPRELYPRPELTLAAAQLLSRAERPAIIAGGGVVRSDASGKLLALAEKLNAPVVTTFGGKGAFPWEHPLSLQSWLEDRHTTDFLESADVLLVIGSGLGELSSNYHTFSPRGRVIQIEADAGKLESNHPALGIHSDAREALADLLEAVDTREDPTAAERVRTLLRQVRDRIDAQDLTLEQRVLASVREALPDTAPSFWDMTILAYWAWSAFDARHPNTMHSAQGAGGLGYAFPAALGAAAADPTRPVLAVSGDGGSMYSVAELATARQYDLPVTWLIVDDGGYGILREYMTGAFGEATATELARPDFVALAESFGVPAVRTSPDALATDLAKALAEPGPSVVVLPALLRMFAPTHL encoded by the coding sequence GTGAGCCACGACCACGACGACCGGCCCCGCCTCACCGAGGCCCAGGCCGAAGCCGCGCTCAACCCGCCGCCCGGCCGCAACGGCGGTGACCTCGTCGTCGAGTCCCTCCAGGGCCTCGGCGCGACCACCGTCTTCGGCCTGCCCGGCCAGCACGCCCTCGGCATGTTCGACGCCCTGCGCCGCTCCTCCCTCTCGTACGTCGGACTCCGCGTCGAGAACAACGCGGGCTTCGCCGCCGACGCCTACGGCCGCATCACCGGAGAGGTCGCCCCGCTGCTCCTCTCCACCGGCCCCGGCGCGCTGACCTCGCTCGCCGCCCTCCAGGAGGCGGCGGCCGCCTCCGCACCGGTGCTCGCGATCTCCAGCCAGATCCCGACCGCCGGCCTCGGCGGCGGCCGGCACGGCTACCTCCACGAACTGCGCGACCAGAAGGCTTCCTTCCGGGACGTGGTGAAGTCCGTCCACACCGTGCGGACCGCCTCACAGATCCCCTCCGCCATCGCCGCCGCCTGGGAGTCCGCCCTCACCGCCCCGCACGGGCCGGTCTGGATCGAGATCCCGCAGGACGTGCTGCTCGCCGAGACCACGCTGCCGCCGGTCTCCGCGATGGACGCCACCCCGCGCGAGCTCTACCCGCGCCCCGAGCTGACCCTCGCCGCGGCCCAGTTGCTCTCCCGCGCCGAACGCCCCGCGATCATCGCGGGAGGCGGCGTCGTCCGCTCCGACGCGAGCGGCAAACTGCTCGCCCTCGCCGAGAAGCTGAACGCCCCGGTCGTCACCACCTTCGGCGGTAAGGGCGCCTTCCCCTGGGAACACCCCCTCTCCCTCCAGTCCTGGCTGGAAGACCGGCACACCACCGACTTCCTGGAGTCGGCCGACGTCCTCCTCGTCATCGGCTCCGGGCTCGGTGAACTCTCCTCGAACTACCACACCTTCAGCCCCCGGGGCCGGGTCATCCAGATCGAGGCCGACGCCGGGAAGCTGGAGTCCAACCACCCCGCACTCGGCATCCACTCGGACGCCCGCGAGGCCCTCGCCGACCTTCTGGAAGCGGTCGACACCCGCGAGGACCCCACCGCCGCGGAGCGGGTACGGACCCTGCTGCGGCAGGTCCGGGACCGCATCGACGCCCAGGACCTCACCCTGGAGCAGCGCGTCCTCGCCTCCGTCCGCGAGGCGCTCCCGGACACCGCGCCCAGCTTCTGGGACATGACGATCCTGGCCTACTGGGCCTGGTCCGCCTTCGACGCCCGCCACCCCAACACCATGCACTCCGCCCAGGGCGCCGGAGGTCTCGGCTACGCCTTCCCGGCCGCCCTCGGAGCGGCCGCCGCCGACCCGACCCGGCCGGTGCTCGCGGTCTCGGGCGACGGCGGCTCGATGTACTCCGTCGCCGAGCTCGCCACCGCCCGCCAGTACGACCTCCCGGTCACCTGGCTGATCGTCGACGACGGCGGCTACGGCATCCTGCGCGAGTACATGACGGGTGCCTTCGGCGAGGCCACCGCCACCGAACTGGCCCGCCCGGACTTCGTCGCCCTCGCCGAGTCCTTCGGCGTCCCGGCCGTCCGCACCTCACCGGACGCCCTGGCCACCGACCTGGCGAAGGCGCTCGCCGAACCCGGCCCGTCCGTGGTCGTGCTCCCGGCGCTGCTCAGGATGTTCGCCCCGACGCATCTGTAG
- the speB gene encoding agmatinase translates to MSSSETPRGPVDSSRVPRYAGPATFARLPRLDEVGTTDVAVVGVPFDTGVSYRPGARFGGNAIREASRLLRPYNPAQDASPFALAQVADAGDIAANPFNINEAVETIEAAADDLLSTGARLMTLGGDHTIALPLLRSVAKKHGPVALLHFDAHLDTWDTYFGAEYTHGTPFRRAVEEGILDTSALSHVGTRGPLYGKQDLTDDAKLGFGIVTSADVMRRGVDEITDQLRQRIGDRPLYISIDIDVLDPAHAPGTGTPEAGGLTSRELLEIVRGLSSCHLVSADLVEVAPAYDHAEITAVAASHTAYELTTIMSRQIAGARTK, encoded by the coding sequence ATGAGCAGCAGCGAAACGCCTCGCGGCCCCGTCGATTCCTCCCGTGTGCCCCGGTACGCCGGTCCCGCGACGTTCGCCCGGCTGCCCCGGCTCGACGAGGTCGGCACCACCGACGTCGCCGTCGTCGGCGTGCCCTTCGACACCGGCGTCTCCTACCGTCCCGGCGCCCGCTTCGGCGGCAACGCGATCCGTGAGGCCTCGCGCCTCCTGCGCCCCTACAACCCGGCCCAGGACGCATCGCCGTTCGCGCTCGCCCAGGTCGCCGACGCCGGTGACATCGCGGCCAACCCGTTCAACATCAACGAGGCCGTCGAGACGATCGAGGCCGCGGCCGACGATCTGCTCTCCACCGGCGCCCGCCTGATGACCCTCGGCGGCGACCACACCATCGCCCTGCCGCTGCTGCGCTCCGTCGCCAAGAAGCACGGACCCGTCGCCCTCCTCCACTTCGACGCCCACCTGGACACCTGGGACACCTACTTCGGCGCCGAGTACACCCACGGCACGCCGTTCCGCCGGGCCGTCGAAGAGGGCATCCTCGACACCTCCGCCCTCTCCCACGTCGGCACCCGCGGCCCGCTCTACGGCAAGCAGGACCTCACCGACGACGCCAAGCTGGGCTTCGGCATCGTCACCTCCGCCGACGTCATGCGCCGCGGCGTCGACGAGATCACCGACCAGCTCCGCCAGCGCATCGGCGACCGGCCGCTCTACATCTCCATCGACATCGACGTGCTCGACCCGGCCCACGCGCCCGGCACCGGCACCCCCGAGGCCGGCGGCCTCACCTCCCGCGAACTCCTCGAGATCGTGCGCGGCCTCTCCTCCTGCCATCTCGTCTCCGCCGACCTGGTCGAGGTCGCCCCCGCGTACGACCACGCGGAGATCACCGCCGTCGCCGCCTCGCACACCGCCTACGAGCTGACGACGATCATGTCCCGCCAGATCGCCGGGGCGCGCACGAAGTGA
- a CDS encoding sodium:solute symporter produces MAVDYAVIVVYLAGMLAMGWWGMRRAKSKAEFLVAGRRLGPWMYSGTMAAIVLGGASTIGGVGLGYQYGLSGAWMVVTIGLGLLALSVFFSARIARLKVYTVSEMLDLRYGGRAGIISGVVMWAYTLMLAVTSTIAYATIFDVIFDLDRTVAIVLGGAIVVAYSTLGGMWSITITDMVQFVVKTIGVLLLLLPIAVVKAGGFSEMKATLPTEYFDPLGIGGETIFTYVLIYTFGMLIGQDIWQRVFTARSDRTARWGGTVAGTYCLVYALAGAVIGTAAKVMYPKLPSADSAFATIVKDELPVGVRGLVLAAALAAVMSTSSGALIACATVANNDIWSRLRGAIGKGTGAPDGAVAPGADGADGAGRANADGTGDGGADGGHDEVRGNRAFILIMGVAVILIAIALNDVVQALTVAYNLLVAGLLVPILGGLLWRRGTAAGALAAVGVGGIAVVVLMGTYGILANEPVYYGLLLSLAVYVVVSLATKPTDPAVLSAWRERLAGRDGSDGGDGDAPATGASPQEPVTA; encoded by the coding sequence ATGGCCGTCGACTACGCGGTGATCGTGGTCTATCTGGCCGGCATGCTCGCCATGGGCTGGTGGGGCATGCGCCGCGCCAAGTCCAAGGCTGAGTTCCTGGTGGCCGGGCGCAGGCTCGGACCCTGGATGTACTCCGGCACCATGGCCGCCATCGTCCTCGGCGGCGCCTCCACCATCGGTGGCGTCGGCCTGGGCTACCAGTACGGCCTCTCCGGTGCCTGGATGGTCGTCACCATCGGCCTCGGCCTGCTGGCCCTCTCCGTCTTCTTCTCCGCGCGCATCGCGCGGCTGAAGGTCTACACCGTCTCCGAGATGCTCGACCTCCGTTACGGCGGCCGGGCCGGGATCATCTCCGGCGTGGTCATGTGGGCCTACACCCTCATGCTCGCGGTCACCTCGACCATCGCCTACGCCACGATCTTCGACGTCATCTTCGACCTCGACCGGACCGTCGCCATCGTGCTCGGCGGGGCGATCGTCGTCGCCTACTCGACCCTCGGCGGCATGTGGTCGATCACGATCACGGACATGGTCCAGTTCGTCGTCAAGACGATCGGCGTGCTCCTCCTGCTGCTGCCCATCGCGGTCGTCAAGGCCGGCGGGTTCAGCGAGATGAAGGCCACGCTGCCCACCGAGTACTTCGACCCGCTCGGCATCGGCGGGGAAACGATCTTCACCTATGTGCTGATCTACACCTTCGGCATGCTGATCGGTCAGGACATCTGGCAGCGCGTGTTCACCGCCCGCAGCGACCGCACGGCCCGCTGGGGCGGTACCGTCGCCGGCACCTACTGCCTCGTCTACGCCCTCGCCGGAGCCGTCATCGGCACCGCCGCCAAGGTGATGTACCCGAAGCTGCCGAGCGCCGACTCCGCGTTCGCCACCATCGTCAAGGACGAACTGCCGGTCGGTGTGCGCGGGCTGGTGCTGGCCGCCGCCCTCGCCGCCGTGATGTCCACCTCCTCCGGCGCACTGATCGCCTGCGCCACCGTCGCCAACAACGACATCTGGTCCCGCCTGCGCGGCGCGATCGGCAAGGGGACGGGAGCCCCGGACGGCGCGGTCGCACCGGGTGCCGACGGAGCGGATGGTGCCGGCCGGGCGAACGCCGACGGGACGGGTGACGGCGGTGCGGACGGCGGGCACGACGAGGTGCGGGGCAACCGCGCGTTCATCCTCATCATGGGTGTCGCCGTCATCCTCATCGCCATCGCCCTCAACGACGTCGTCCAGGCGCTCACCGTCGCGTACAACCTCCTCGTCGCCGGACTCCTCGTGCCGATCCTCGGCGGACTGCTCTGGCGCCGGGGCACGGCGGCCGGTGCGCTGGCCGCGGTCGGCGTCGGAGGGATCGCGGTCGTCGTGCTGATGGGGACGTACGGCATCCTTGCCAATGAACCCGTCTACTACGGACTGCTCCTCTCGCTCGCCGTGTACGTCGTCGTCTCGCTGGCCACCAAGCCCACCGACCCCGCCGTGCTCAGCGCCTGGAGGGAACGCCTGGCCGGACGCGACGGGAGCGACGGAGGCGACGGGGACGCCCCCGCCACCGGCGCCTCCCCGCAGGAGCCGGTCACCGCGTAA
- a CDS encoding PucR family transcriptional regulator, producing MPDSSAAPLPAPEPPGSGPAGPSAAAGPSGPPTPPVPLGALLAREELGLRRIAGPERAELLWVHTSEMADPYPYLLGGELLLSAGVLLTDPERYVSRLVEAGAAALGFGVRPVHESVPPGLAEACERHGLPLLEVPPETAFTSVARAVWQLMADARHQELRRTARAQQALASAAARPDPVPAVLHQLATQLGGRAVLLSPEGGEIHTAGARTAPAVRTALSRLARVVAPQERRAAPASATETVDGTHLSAYALGGRHGLVLALATGPREPGDHTVAGMAVVLLSLLAAPHQGAGSADRSAALVRMLLGAAPGEVGALLGSDGPWTVVHARRTSGGSTAPLTAGTLGASLGSALVDTGRRPEEAVRVLLTDTARLTPQPGWVLGASDPVPLDGLAAADTRASRALARAEATRTPLLLHRSDRGLTDLLAGDAAEAHARTLLAPLSETLRETLRCWLSLHGSWDRTAVALRIHRNTVRQRVGRCAELLDTDLDDMDVRTELWFALRLT from the coding sequence ATGCCGGACTCCTCCGCGGCCCCCCTCCCCGCCCCTGAGCCACCCGGCTCCGGACCCGCCGGACCCTCCGCTGCGGCGGGCCCCTCCGGGCCGCCCACCCCGCCCGTCCCCCTGGGCGCGCTGCTGGCCCGCGAGGAGCTGGGGCTGCGCAGGATCGCCGGCCCGGAGCGGGCGGAGCTGCTCTGGGTGCACACCTCGGAGATGGCCGACCCGTACCCGTACCTCCTCGGCGGTGAGCTGCTGCTCAGCGCGGGCGTGCTGCTGACCGACCCGGAACGGTACGTCTCGCGGCTGGTGGAGGCGGGGGCCGCCGCGCTGGGCTTCGGGGTGCGACCGGTGCACGAGTCGGTGCCGCCCGGGCTGGCTGAGGCGTGCGAGCGGCACGGGCTGCCGCTCCTCGAGGTGCCGCCGGAGACCGCCTTCACCTCGGTCGCGCGGGCGGTGTGGCAGCTGATGGCGGACGCCCGCCATCAGGAGCTGCGCCGCACGGCCCGGGCCCAGCAGGCCCTCGCGTCGGCGGCGGCCCGCCCCGACCCGGTGCCCGCGGTGCTCCATCAGCTGGCGACCCAGCTGGGCGGGCGGGCGGTGCTGCTGAGTCCGGAGGGCGGCGAGATCCACACGGCCGGCGCCCGTACCGCCCCGGCCGTGCGCACCGCGCTCTCCCGGCTGGCCCGGGTGGTCGCCCCGCAGGAACGCAGAGCCGCCCCCGCGTCCGCGACCGAGACGGTGGACGGCACCCATCTGTCGGCGTACGCGCTGGGCGGCCGGCACGGCCTGGTGCTCGCCCTGGCCACCGGCCCCCGCGAGCCCGGCGACCACACGGTGGCGGGCATGGCCGTCGTCCTGCTCTCCCTGCTGGCCGCACCGCACCAGGGCGCGGGCTCGGCGGACCGTTCGGCGGCGCTGGTACGCATGCTGCTGGGTGCGGCCCCCGGGGAGGTGGGGGCGCTGCTCGGCTCGGACGGCCCGTGGACCGTGGTGCACGCCCGCCGTACGAGCGGCGGGAGCACCGCCCCGCTCACCGCGGGCACCCTCGGCGCCTCCCTCGGCTCGGCCCTGGTCGACACGGGCCGCCGCCCGGAGGAGGCGGTGCGCGTGCTGCTCACCGACACCGCCCGGCTCACCCCGCAGCCCGGCTGGGTGCTCGGCGCCTCCGACCCCGTCCCGCTGGACGGGCTCGCGGCCGCGGACACCCGGGCGTCCCGGGCGCTGGCCCGCGCGGAGGCGACGCGCACCCCGCTGCTGCTGCACCGCTCGGACCGGGGCCTCACCGACCTGCTGGCCGGCGACGCGGCGGAGGCCCACGCCCGCACGCTGCTCGCCCCGCTCTCGGAGACCCTGCGGGAGACCCTGCGCTGCTGGCTGTCGCTGCACGGCAGCTGGGACCGAACGGCGGTGGCCCTCAGAATCCACCGCAACACGGTCCGCCAGCGCGTCGGCCGCTGCGCGGAGCTGCTGGACACGGACCTGGACGACATGGACGTCCGCACGGAACTGTGGTTCGCCCTACGACTGACATGA